CCAGCCACAGTTGCCGGTAAAATATTTCTGATATTCTACGGACTCATTGGCTGTGCTGCCACTATCCTCTTCTTCAACCTGTTCCTGGAGCGTATTATCACCATGCTTGCATACATTATGCGCTGGTGTCATGAGAGGCAGCTGCGGCGGGCCGGCGTTGGGGGAGTGGAAGCCCGTGGAGAGGATGACAGTCTGGAAGGTTGGAAGCCGTCTGTTTACTATGTGATGCTGATCCTGGGCATTGCTGCACTGCTGATCGCCTGCTGTGCCTCAGCGCTCTACTCAGCCATGGAGGAATGGAGCTACTTTGATTCGCTGTACTTCTGCTTTGTGGCTTTCAGCACTATTGGCTTCGGGGACCTTGTGAGCAGCCAGAGGGAGAGCTATATGTCTCAGGAGTCCTACAGGGTCGGGAACTGCCTGTTCATCCTTATGGGCGTCTGCTGCATCTACTCACTCTTCAATgtcatctccatcatcatcaagCAGACACTGAACTGGATCCTGGCGAGGCTGGACTGCAGCAGGATGAAGTGTCCCTGCAGTGGACGCAGCTACAGGAGACAAGGCCGGACctgctcctgctgctgctgctgcccctGTGTCCCCGGTCAGCGGCATGGCCAACGCCCCCTGGCTGGACTCCCCCGGCAAAGAGCACAAAAACGCAATGCTGTTCACCCAGCTCCTGCTAATGAGGCTGTGAGGAAGCAACGTTTCACTAATGCATCAGTGGAAACAGTATGCGATAGTGAGACTGATCCTGGCCTGGGGCCAGATGGAGGTTATCTAACAGGGCGCAGACTGTCTGGAGAAATGATCTCAGTCAATGACTTTATGGCCAACAAGGTTTCACTGGCAATTTTGCAAAAACAGCTCTCTGAGACGGCTCACGGTAATCCGAGACAAAGCCACGTCCGCCAGAATGGCTTCTCTGGTGGAGTGGGGGCATTTGCAATCATGAATAATCGGCTTCAAGAGACCAGTGTGGACAGATAGTTCTGTCCTTAGAGGGGGACGCTTGGAACATAGTGAACAGTAGAGTTTTGGGCCCTGAATGTCTCATAGAGCTTGCCATACTTGCAGATGATGGTACCATGCAATCATTCAAGGCACAATGCTTTGGGTGTCTATAACAGAAAAGGTCTTGTTGAAGTGAGCTACATTTAATTGCCTAATTAAAGTAGTTAATTGaaacagtttttttaaaaaaaagaagatgaggtgggggggggggggcaccaaTAGCTTCCCTCTACAGAAGAAATAAGAAAGGAAGTTTCATATTTGCTCAGAAAGGAAATGTAACAGCCTGTGGCATGTCAATTGTATCTGTTCATCTGGGAGTCACTTTGAGAAACTGAAGTGATTGGCTTATATGGTGAGCAATCAGACTGGGCTGCTGGAGAGCTCCTTCAGTGACTCTTCAGGGAAACCGACTGATTTACAAGAGCCATACAGCCATTGGTCACAGACAAGCTCAACACATGGAAAAGACAAGTGTCGAGTCATTTAACAACACTTTATGATACAACATCAGTTAACAGCAGCTGTCAGTGAAAGTAAATGTTCCCCTAATTACAAATTAACTGAAGtgaatacaaatattttagaaCTTAGTTTTAAACCACAGTGAACCGACAGTTGCAGTCGTTCACAACTAAGCGAAACTCTTTTACTCTGATACCAGGATAATTGTCTACTGGACTGAGATCAAGTACGATTTCACATGATTTCACTCAAGTGAACACTATTAGAGGTGCGCTTTGTCTTTAGGCAGAATGTGTAAAGATGAATATAATGTAGACAATGCACTGTACCATATACAACAGCTGttttctgaatttttattttctattccaATTAATGACTCAAATTGGTAATCCATCAGTTACAAAGACAATCAGAGTGATGTGCCGTGCTCTGTTCTAGAGAACCTCAAGGAGTCACACAGTGTCCACAGTGGAGGTGATAGGAACCCGATGTCTGAATCATTTAATGCCTGTAAAAGCTCCCTCACAGAGTATTAAGAGATGGAATGACTTGTAGTATGATTTATTGACAGtgttgaaaaatatatttatgatgtAGAAATACATGAGGGTGTTGTAAAGCAAAGTAGTTCTCTAAAAATATAACTAAACAACTAGTACAGTAAAATATATgcacattttgtaaatataaatctgcTATACTGTTATCCATTTTCTCAGCACCACTGAACATCTGTTGCTCTGAGTACTTTGCAAGCTCTACTTGACCATGATGTTAGCAGGTTTTTTTGAGTGGAGGTTCATTCACAGAACTGCagggacactgatgtggtgtttttgtgttttgtttcctgTTACGAGTAGAACATACAACTCTAATTATGGAAGTTACAAAGAGTACAAAGTGCATccatatggtcagtggagctgataaagtgtacaatgagtttaaaaaagaaggtcattttaacattttggctgatctgtgtataatAACTACCTTTTGGACATTACCAGCATTATTATCACCAGTTCTTTTTGCACTATTTAACATCAAAACATTCGGAATGACTCAACTCAGTATTTTAATTACGTATAGATCTAGAAAAACGAAGTTTCCCCTTTAATTGAAATTAATTGTATAGGCACTGATAAAGCCAGCTACAAAACTGGCCTAGATTTTTTTATGCCACAATATTATAACCAGTGTGCTTCCATGTCTTATTTCTTGATCATTTTCAAGTGGATGATTGACAGTATTCTCTCAGAGCAGTGATTATATTTAATGTTAGAACAGCATCAGCCGGATAATGTTACCATACACTTGTGAAATGTAGTCAACCGAATGTAATGTGAGGAGCTGCACTCTGCTGCCCTCTTGAGGCTGAATGTCCAAAGTAGCACTCACTCACTTTTTATTCCTCGGGTTATACCGTTTCAGGACCAGGTCTGCTATTAAAATTCCAGCTTACGTTATTAAAGAATATGTAAACAAGTCTCAGAGTAGATATTAAAAGTTATTGGGCCTGTTATTAGACTCTGCACATGGTAACTTTAAGCCAAATGCTCCATATTTTTATTGGACACAGCTGCTGCAAATAAACGCACACcatgtgtacatatatacagTCGctgttttattactttattactaTAACTTTAAATGAACACACCTGTCGCCAGTATACAAGAAGTGTAAAATATGCACAAAGGTCATCTCACACAATATTATACAGTAATTACTCCATTTAACTGAACAGACAGTAGGAAAACTCTCAGCAGTATTAACTCTGTTAATCCATTGGTAACATTTTCAAAGAGGTCAGTAAGGCAGCACAATACAGATCATGCAAACATCAAATCAAAgatgacagaaaaaaagagatttGAACAACTGGAAGGATCTATATATTATCTATATAAACCTCAAAAGTGCTCGCATTTGCACAGTACCTGTGCCCATCTCCCTTCAGAGCATTCATTCACATGCTGGAAATAGATGATTAGAAACATCATTTTAACTCTCCTCTCCTTTACACTAGCTCAGCAAATATAAGCTACAAAAATTCCATTCCCACctattcttttaaaatagtTTCAAAAGGCTGttaaattcacatttttaaacattaccTGAGTATTTCTCTGTTACATCAAATACATACAGTAATTGTGTTGGGAAATGCTGCAGCATTACTCAATATAAATGAACAGTCCAAAGCTTTTCCTcgatatcatatatatatttcaaaggagcagtcagtcattttctccattaaTGATTTTTAACTAATTAAAGAGCCATTATATCCTGATTCCTAGTGTCCTGTATTAACCTATTTTAAACACGGTTCCCACTCTgcggagcataaactggttcacgcAGGGACTAAAACaagctgtttgttttttcatctgTTTCATATTATTGAAAGAATACAAACAATCAAATTAATGACATTTTTGAGGCTTGAAATaacttattgctcctttaaaaatCCTTTGCAACACTTTATTTTGATGGTCCATTGTAGATGCTTTGTACAAACTCTAAATTCACCTAAACAGATATTGCATTGTTAAATGCAAATTATCCTGAATTTGACTTTGGAAGATTCTATTAAATCAAAATCTGACACAATTATTAATGCAAAACAAACACCTACTATAAACATAACACATCCCATGATATTGCTGATAATTAATTAGGTCCCTCCATTCTATTATtgtggtgtgtctggagccttcctggaatcactgggcacaaggccaAGTATCACCAAATCTGTTACTACATATCAGGAAATGACCAATTGTGGACCATCAAAATAAAGCATGACAATCAAATTTTGTGAAATCTATGCTTCTCaaagaaattatatttatattttaagctTCCATAAGGCATCAAACTAGAGCTTTTTGGGTTTAAAGTGGTCTtgtatgaacatgaaaaatcAGTTATTGAATTACAATCATGAATTTTTATATACTCACTAAAAATGTTTagcaaaaaataattatttactcATGTACTTGTTAGCTCCTCTGTGCTTCAGTCCTTATGTCTTATGCCTGAGAAACACTTCACTACCCATTACATTCAAACAACTAATAACATCAAATAAGGTACATGAAGATATTGTGTTGCTGTTATAGAGGTAAACATCTTTTGTGCTTTTGCTATGCTTTAGATAAACTTATGAGATGTCATTCTAATTCCCTTAGCTTACAaaacattataattatttttctatttatcAGAATAAATGTGCAGTACATAACCTGCAAATCATTAACTGCAATTCTCTAGCTGGGGTACACTCTTAAATATGatggttctttattaaaggaaatgtttCTCTATAAAACGCTAAATTGACTGCATAAATCGTTTTTCAGAATGATGGGGAATGTGCTATAAATgattctatatagcacctttgaaaaagggttctatacagaaccatctatagcacattctccctCAGTCTGAAAAACCCTTTCACAGAGCAAAGATCCCTTTAagcatgcaaaaggttcttcaatcATTCAGGGCTCAATATTGATCCATTTTCATTACTAAAGGACCTTTGAagaaccattatttttaagtgtgtaggaGAAATAAGAAAATCATTAACAAGTTAAAAGCCTAAGATCTTTACATTCAGATCAGCTTAACCTAAGATATACTATTAACATATATTTGCCCTACCTTTAAGATATACTAGACATTTTAAATTACTAAGAAATTCTccattaaaaatacagaaaaatacaaTTAATGTCCTTCCAGGCTAAGCATAGGTGGGTAGGCAGGTCTATTCTGCCCTTGGTTTCTGTGATTTCCACATCAATGGATTCAACCATGGGTGTGGTATTTCCAAAATTTGCTAAAAAGCAAAACTTGATTTTGCTGCATGCCAAGAATTATGCAGATTTTGTGTGAATAGTCTGTAAGCATACACTGTGGTAGCACTCCTGGCATTTTACAgaccctctgtctctctccagctctcaTTGTTTGGACACTGCGTCTCATTCCTTTGTTCTTTAAATGTGTACTGTACTGTTAAGCCAACAATGGGTGCATCTGTACTGAATATGTAGATATTTTCTTAGCGTTATTCCATAAACAATAAGGTATCACATTATGTACATTGTACTAGGTATATTTAAAGTATATGGGAGGATGTGCATGTGGCAAATACTATGCCATTTTATGTACAAAGCTTGAACATCCGTACATTTTGGAATTTGTGGGGCATTCTAGAAACTCCCCTTGACATTGCAGGCGGAACTAATTTAAAATAAGCTATGTCTTACTATAGAAGCAcatatttcacacaaacactccaaaatagttaaaaagaaaatgaagtgtggtttaaaacaaaagagaaaaaccTTTGGACTGAACTTGTATGCTTTCTCTGAAAAACATCCACAGAAAGAAAGCTTCATGTGCATGCTG
This genomic interval from Hoplias malabaricus isolate fHopMal1 chromosome 15, fHopMal1.hap1, whole genome shotgun sequence contains the following:
- the kcnk12l gene encoding potassium channel subfamily K member 13, whose product is MPRRQDVSSSCCLPLHLNEDNARFGLLAMLILLYLLCGALVFSALERPSELQAHRRWQEQLDNFTQQHRLSLDTLHVLLRQYEDAFVTGIRVDALRPRWDFAGAFYFVGTVVSTIGFGMTTPATVAGKIFLIFYGLIGCAATILFFNLFLERIITMLAYIMRWCHERQLRRAGVGGVEARGEDDSLEGWKPSVYYVMLILGIAALLIACCASALYSAMEEWSYFDSLYFCFVAFSTIGFGDLVSSQRESYMSQESYRVGNCLFILMGVCCIYSLFNVISIIIKQTLNWILARLDCSRMKCPCSGRSYRRQGRTCSCCCCCPCVPGQRHGQRPLAGLPRQRAQKRNAVHPAPANEAVRKQRFTNASVETVCDSETDPGLGPDGGYLTGRRLSGEMISVNDFMANKVSLAILQKQLSETAHGNPRQSHVRQNGFSGGVGAFAIMNNRLQETSVDR